In one Ornithinimicrobium pratense genomic region, the following are encoded:
- a CDS encoding quinone oxidoreductase family protein, whose protein sequence is MRAVIVERTGGPEVLTLVEQETPEPGAGEVLVHVAAGGVNFIDIYQRSGAYPLPLPFVAGSEGAGTVSALGPGVEGVSVGDRVAWAMVPGTGYAEQVVVPAARLVPVPQEVELETAAAAMLQGMTAHYLVNSTFPAQPGQTALVTAAAGGVGLLLCQLLRDKGVRVIGTVGSAEKAELAQANGADEVVLYRQDDLVETVERLTSGDGVDVVYDGVGKDTFDSGLRLLRPRGTMVLFGAASGPVPPVDPQSLNTGGSLFLTRPTLAHYAADREELLWRAADVLGAIAEGRLSIRVGGRYPLAGARQAHEDLEGGRTTGKLLLLP, encoded by the coding sequence ATGCGTGCAGTCATCGTGGAACGAACCGGAGGACCCGAGGTCCTCACCCTCGTCGAGCAGGAGACCCCCGAGCCGGGTGCCGGTGAGGTCCTGGTCCACGTCGCGGCCGGCGGCGTCAACTTCATCGACATCTACCAGCGCTCCGGTGCCTACCCCCTCCCCCTACCGTTCGTGGCGGGCAGCGAGGGGGCTGGCACCGTGTCCGCGCTCGGGCCGGGCGTGGAGGGGGTCTCGGTCGGTGACCGGGTCGCCTGGGCCATGGTGCCGGGCACCGGGTATGCCGAGCAGGTGGTCGTCCCAGCCGCACGGCTGGTGCCCGTCCCCCAGGAGGTGGAGCTGGAGACCGCAGCCGCGGCCATGCTCCAGGGGATGACCGCGCACTACCTCGTCAACTCCACCTTCCCGGCCCAGCCGGGTCAGACCGCCCTGGTCACCGCGGCGGCCGGGGGCGTGGGCCTGCTGCTGTGTCAGCTGCTGCGCGACAAGGGCGTGCGGGTGATCGGCACCGTCGGCAGCGCCGAGAAGGCGGAGCTGGCCCAGGCCAACGGTGCCGACGAGGTCGTCCTCTACCGGCAGGATGACCTGGTCGAGACGGTCGAGCGGCTCACCTCCGGCGACGGCGTTGACGTGGTCTACGACGGGGTCGGCAAGGACACCTTCGACAGCGGGCTGCGCCTGTTGCGCCCGCGCGGGACGATGGTGCTCTTCGGCGCCGCCAGTGGGCCGGTGCCCCCGGTGGACCCCCAGTCGCTCAACACCGGCGGCTCACTCTTCCTGACCCGGCCCACGCTGGCGCACTACGCTGCGGACCGGGAAGAGTTGCTGTGGCGGGCCGCAGACGTGCTCGGCGCGATCGCCGAGGGACGGCTCTCCATCCGGGTGGGCGGTCGCTACCCGCTCGCCGGCGCGCGCCAGGCCCACGAGGACCTCGAGGGAGGCCGGACCACCGGCAAGCTGCTCCTGCTGCCCTGA
- the trpD gene encoding anthranilate phosphoribosyltransferase gives MSEQSPTWPDLLTALIRGEDLDSTQAAWAMDRVMSGEATPAQLASFLTALRAKGETVPEMTGLASMMLQHAHRFEVKGPSIDIVGTGGDRAMTVNISSMSAVVMAAAGAVVVKHGNRAASSRSGSADMLEALGVRLDLTPEDVAAVGREVGITFCFAQTFHPSMRHSAAVRRDLGVATAFNFLGPLTNPAQPRYAVVGSADARMAPLLAGVFAERGTQAVVFRGDDGLDEVTPATTTRLWWSPGTGEVHEWVLDPERLGVPTHPVQALRGADAEHNAQVARDLFAGATGAVRDAVLLNAGTALALLSAGEEDRHPTDEAGLHTRVRAGMERAARAIDEGGAAAVVDRWVAATRGR, from the coding sequence GTGAGCGAGCAGTCCCCCACCTGGCCAGACCTGCTGACCGCGCTCATCCGCGGTGAGGACCTCGACAGCACCCAGGCCGCCTGGGCGATGGACCGGGTGATGTCCGGCGAAGCCACCCCCGCCCAGCTCGCCTCCTTCCTGACCGCGCTGCGCGCGAAGGGTGAGACCGTGCCGGAGATGACGGGTCTGGCATCGATGATGCTGCAGCACGCCCACCGCTTCGAGGTGAAGGGCCCGAGCATCGACATCGTCGGCACCGGCGGTGACCGCGCGATGACCGTCAACATCTCGTCCATGTCCGCGGTGGTCATGGCGGCGGCGGGCGCGGTCGTGGTCAAACACGGCAACCGGGCCGCCTCCAGCCGGTCCGGCTCCGCCGACATGCTCGAGGCCCTCGGCGTGCGCCTGGACCTGACCCCTGAGGACGTTGCCGCCGTCGGCCGCGAGGTCGGGATCACCTTCTGCTTCGCCCAGACGTTCCATCCCTCGATGCGGCACTCGGCCGCGGTCCGGAGGGACCTCGGGGTGGCGACCGCCTTCAACTTCCTCGGGCCACTGACCAACCCGGCCCAGCCCAGGTATGCGGTGGTCGGCTCGGCCGATGCCCGGATGGCCCCCCTGCTCGCCGGCGTCTTCGCCGAGCGTGGCACCCAGGCCGTGGTCTTCCGGGGTGACGACGGGCTGGACGAGGTGACCCCCGCGACCACCACCCGGCTGTGGTGGTCCCCTGGCACCGGTGAGGTCCACGAGTGGGTCCTGGACCCCGAGCGGCTCGGGGTGCCCACCCATCCGGTGCAGGCGCTGCGCGGGGCGGACGCCGAGCACAACGCCCAGGTGGCCAGAGACCTCTTCGCCGGAGCGACCGGCGCGGTCCGGGACGCGGTGCTACTCAACGCGGGCACCGCCCTGGCGCTGCTGAGCGCCGGGGAGGAGGACCGGCACCCGACCGACGAGGCGGGACTGCATACTCGTGTGCGGGCCGGCATGGAGCGGGCGGCCCGGGCCATCGACGAGGGCGGCGCGGCCGCCGTCGTGGACCGCTGGGTCGCCGCCACCCGGGGCCGTTGA
- a CDS encoding cytochrome c oxidase subunit 4, with protein sequence MKTEVKVFAALIPFFGVMTVIYAYFTNFSEWVGIIGFFLTMLFAAWVAAYLWLVGRKTDPRPEDDMQGEIADLSGDYGHFTPYSWWPLWLGLSSAIVVLGIGVGWWLAVAAAPFLVISIVGWTFEHFRGEGAI encoded by the coding sequence ATGAAGACAGAGGTCAAGGTCTTCGCCGCCCTCATCCCGTTCTTCGGGGTGATGACGGTGATCTACGCCTACTTCACCAACTTCAGTGAGTGGGTCGGCATCATCGGGTTCTTCCTCACCATGCTCTTCGCCGCCTGGGTCGCTGCCTACCTGTGGTTGGTCGGACGCAAGACCGACCCGCGGCCCGAGGACGACATGCAGGGCGAGATCGCCGACCTCTCCGGCGACTACGGTCACTTCACGCCGTACTCTTGGTGGCCGCTGTGGCTGGGGCTGTCGAGCGCGATCGTGGTGCTGGGGATCGGCGTCGGTTGGTGGCTGGCCGTCGCGGCTGCGCCTTTCCTGGTCATCTCCATCGTGGGCTGGACCTTCGAGCACTTCCGCGGCGAGGGAGCCATCTAA
- the ctaD gene encoding cytochrome c oxidase subunit I has translation MATTLSTPEETRSPQPRRDAERSSFVRNAVRILTSTDHKVIGNLYFVTTMAWFMVGGLMALVIRAELYTPGLQVVDNPEIYNQMFTMHGTIMLLMFATPLFAGFANAIVPLQIGAPDVAFPRLNMLAFWFFFFGSLIAVGGFLTPEGAAGFGWTAYQPLAGPSHTPGLGGDLWVLGLALTGFATIFGAVNFITTIVCMRAPGMTMFRMPIFTWNILITSILALIVFPVLAAAFFGMVVDRLWNWNIYDPAHGGAMLWQHLFWFFGHPEVYIIALPFFGIISEVIPVFSRKPLFGYKTLVMATMTIAALSVAVWAHHMYATGAVLLEFFAIMTMLIAVPTGVKFFNWVGTMWRGSISLETPMLWAVGFMVTFLFGGLTGVILASPALDFHLHDSYFVVAHFHYVVFGTVVFAMFSGYYYWWPKFTGHMLDETLGKIHFWLLFVGFHGTFMVQHFLGAAGMPRRYADYMPEDNFTWMNQLSTISSFVLAISMLPFFMAVWKSFQTPKVTVDDPWGWGTTLEWATSCPPPRHNFTSLPRIRSERPAFDMNHPNIGVLESPEPDKGVAEQLLGGPQTDPQGDVGTETGGYTGEER, from the coding sequence ATGGCGACGACCCTCAGCACCCCCGAGGAGACGCGGAGCCCGCAGCCCCGGCGTGACGCGGAGCGCAGCTCGTTCGTCCGCAACGCGGTGCGGATCCTGACCTCGACCGACCACAAGGTCATCGGCAACCTCTACTTCGTCACCACGATGGCGTGGTTCATGGTCGGCGGCCTGATGGCGCTGGTGATCCGGGCCGAGCTGTACACCCCCGGCCTGCAGGTGGTGGACAACCCCGAGATCTACAACCAGATGTTCACCATGCACGGCACGATCATGCTGCTGATGTTCGCGACGCCGCTCTTCGCCGGCTTCGCCAACGCCATCGTGCCCCTGCAGATCGGTGCGCCTGACGTGGCGTTCCCGCGGCTGAACATGCTGGCCTTCTGGTTCTTCTTCTTCGGCAGCCTGATCGCAGTCGGCGGCTTCCTCACTCCCGAGGGTGCCGCAGGCTTCGGCTGGACCGCCTACCAGCCGCTGGCCGGCCCGTCGCATACCCCCGGCCTGGGTGGTGACCTGTGGGTGCTCGGTCTGGCGCTGACCGGTTTCGCGACGATCTTCGGTGCCGTCAACTTCATCACCACCATCGTGTGCATGCGCGCCCCCGGCATGACCATGTTCCGGATGCCGATCTTCACCTGGAACATCCTGATCACCTCGATCCTGGCGCTCATCGTCTTCCCGGTGCTGGCGGCGGCCTTCTTCGGGATGGTCGTGGACCGGCTGTGGAACTGGAACATCTACGACCCCGCGCACGGCGGGGCGATGCTCTGGCAGCACCTGTTCTGGTTCTTCGGCCACCCCGAGGTCTACATCATCGCCCTACCCTTCTTCGGGATCATCTCCGAGGTCATCCCGGTCTTCTCCCGTAAGCCGCTGTTTGGCTACAAGACCCTGGTCATGGCCACGATGACGATCGCTGCCCTGTCCGTGGCGGTCTGGGCGCACCACATGTACGCCACCGGCGCGGTCCTGCTGGAGTTCTTCGCCATCATGACCATGCTCATCGCGGTGCCCACCGGCGTGAAGTTCTTCAACTGGGTGGGCACCATGTGGCGCGGCTCCATCTCGCTGGAGACCCCAATGCTGTGGGCGGTCGGCTTCATGGTCACCTTCCTCTTCGGTGGCCTGACCGGTGTCATCCTGGCCAGCCCAGCCCTGGACTTCCACCTGCACGACTCCTACTTCGTGGTCGCACACTTCCACTACGTCGTCTTCGGCACCGTCGTCTTCGCGATGTTCTCCGGCTACTACTACTGGTGGCCCAAGTTCACCGGCCACATGCTGGACGAGACCCTGGGCAAGATCCACTTCTGGCTGCTCTTCGTCGGCTTCCACGGCACCTTCATGGTCCAGCACTTCCTGGGTGCGGCAGGTATGCCGCGGCGCTACGCCGACTACATGCCGGAGGACAACTTCACCTGGATGAACCAGCTGAGCACGATCTCCTCCTTCGTCCTGGCGATCTCGATGCTGCCCTTCTTCATGGCGGTGTGGAAGAGCTTCCAGACCCCCAAGGTCACCGTCGACGACCCCTGGGGCTGGGGAACCACCTTGGAGTGGGCAACCTCCTGCCCGCCCCCGCGGCACAACTTCACCTCCCTACCGCGGATCCGTTCCGAGCGTCCTGCCTTCGACATGAACCACCCGAACATCGGCGTCCTGGAGTCCCCGGAGCCCGACAAGGGTGTGGCGGAGCAACTGCTGGGCGGCCCGCAGACGGACCCGCAGGGCGATGTCGGGACCGAGACCGGTGGCTACACCGGAGAGGAGCGCTGA